CAAATTAGTGTTTTAGATAATAATGAATTTCAAAAGTCTGATTTGATCCGGGTTAATCCTTTAGATAATTTTTGTGGATTAACGGATTCACTACTTATCAAGTCCGCATTGATTAGAGATCGTACTAAAGAGTATTGGGAGGTAACTGCATTGTTATCAGATAATAATGTAGCTGCTACTTTTGAACCAATTGTTTCCGATAAGGTGGCAGAGGGTATCACCGATTTCACAAGTTTGGAATTGATTGATTTTTTTGACGGATCATCTTTAGGGAATGGATTTAACACTGACACATCTTTCCAGTCCGCCATGGAGTACGATTTTTCAGTTGCTGATACCGCACGATTAGGCTTGTCCTCTAATTTGGAAAGTGAGAACCCTTTTTATTATCAAAGAAAAATCTTAAGTCTAACTGAATCTTTTGCATCAGCGGGAGAAAATATCACATTGAATTTGTCGGGGCCATTCGCTTCCCCAGCAGACCAAGTAGTTATCGGTGGAAAAATTGCAAATGTAGTGAGCAATACTGATAATTCTTTAACGGTCAGAGTTCCTGATGGCGCTAGATCTGGAAATATAGAAGTTGTATATAATGGTGATCAAATATTATATGGATCTGATCAATTTACTGTTAGTTATGATAATACTATTGGGTTAGAAGCCAGCAATTATGAAAATAAAACCATACTGGACAGCATTAATGGGACGGTATTATTGGGTCAGAGTAAAATGGAGCTAGGACAAATTAACAATGACAGCGATTTTGATGCTATGATTGTTAGCTCCAATTATGAGGCCGTGACTGTAATTAGTAGTTTATCAGGAGCAACGACTTCGCATGAATTCTTTCTTAATTCAGAAGGGTTGACTTTAAAGCCCACTGACTTTAAGCTTCAAATTTCAAATATTGGTGGAACCTTAGGTGTAGATGCTCTTTTTGATGTAGAATATAATGGTGTAGAGGGGATTATATATTTTAAGAATGATGGGAACGGTAATTTTACTCCTGTTGGCGATGGTAATTTCGATGATCAGAGCATTTATAATGATTATTTGCTTGTCGATTCTGATTTTGACGGGATTACTGATGCACTATTTAGTGTTTTTGATTTAAGTTCTTCGTCAAGCATACTCAGTGGTGAGGGTGGAGGATTCTCAGATTGTAGTCCATATGCAAAAACGATCTTACCCTTTATTGAACCAAATAACAGAGAATTTAACCAGATTTTAAAAGGTAATTATCTCGAAAATGGAAATGCAGATATTAGTTATTTAAACGCCAATGAGAGTTTAATTGGACTTATTGACCTTTTCAATCATGATACTACCATTTATACTAGTAATCCAAGATCATCGGACCAGATTTTTGAAATCAAGAATATATCATTATTGAATAACGGATTTGATCAAATAGTGGCTTCAAATCAAAATACTGACGAAATAGAAATATTCACGTTTAACAACGGTACAGAAACATTTGATATTACCACAATTCCATTAGAATTTACACCTGCTAAATTGGTGGTTGAAGATTTAAATGGTGATGGTTTCCAAGATTTAATTGTTTCTGATCAAAATTCTCCGTCCTTAAACTTTTTATTAAATGATGGTGCTGGTCAATTAACTGTAGAGCTAACTGTTTCTTACGATGGTGGAATTATTGCAGATTTTGATATATTGGACCTAAATAATGATGGTTTTAAGGATTTCTTGATTCTACAAGAAGGGGGTGAGCTTTCTATTTCCTATTTTGAAGTGCCAGCAGTTGCAGGGCCTCCGATTATTTCTGCTACCAACATTACGAACTCTGGATTCAATTTGGAATGGGATTCAGTTGCGAATGCTAGCGAATATGAGATATTCATTTCGATGGAAAATGATACTGTTCCTTTGCATTCATCAGATAGCACTTTTCTAATATCAGATACGTCTTTAACTTTTTCTGCACCAGAGCCTTTTCAAACTTATTATGTGTTCGGGCGGTCAATTAATTTAGCTGGAGATTCTTCATTCTACAGTAATTCTGTGGAAGTGCAGTTACTTCCGATTGAAATCCCGACTCCCGTTTCCTCAAACCCAACATCAAATCTATTTGATTTAACTTGGCCAATTGTACCAGGTGCAGATGAATATCAAGTGTATATCGGAATAAATAATGATACAAGTTCGATAGCTCAAAATGATTCTTTATTTGTGGTGCCTTCGGATAGCATTACTTTTCATGCTCCCGAATACTCAGAACTTTATTATTTTTACGTTCGTGCCATTTCGAATACGGGTGATACAAGTGCCTTCAGTATTCAGGATAGCATAAAGTTACCAGTTTCAACATATTTAGAGCAGGATTCTTTGGCAATGCTGGCATTTTATGAAAGTACTAATGGTGAAAATTGGAACAATGCACAAAACTGGACTACTGGAAAGCTCAACACTTGGGAAGGTTTGAGTATGATTCAAGATTCCCTTTTCTCAATTAATCTTCCTGGAAATCAAATGGAAGGTGTGTTACCCAATGAGTTAGGCAATTTGAATTTTGTGAATGAAATCAATCTTTCACAAAACAATATAACAGATATCACCGCTTTGGAAGCATTAGTTGGGTCTTTGAATAATTTGGATGTCAGTGGAAATGAACTAAGTTTTGATCAACTAGAAACTTTTGTCACCGTCCCAAATTTTGCATATGAAAATCAGAATTTCGCGTATAATCTTCCACCAGAATTTTTTGATTTCCTTGGAGCAAATATGTCAATTGAAATTGAAGCACCTGCTTCCTCCAACACTTTTCAGTGGTATAAAGATTCTGTTCAGATTGCAGGGGAAACGAATTCTACTTTGGTTTTAAATGATGTACAGAGGTTAGATGAAGGGATCTATTATGTTGAGGTAAATAACGATTTATTGGGTGAATTAAGCTTGTCTTCCGCACCCACAGAGTTAAAAGTTTCCACATTGGAGCGTGATGTAGAAGCTCTACGGGTCTTTTATGATTCTACTAATGGTGAGGGCTGGACTTCCATTGATTGGGATACTGCTGCTGCGGATCCAACTACTTGGTCAGACAATGGTCAGGATATTATTGTTGAGGATAATAGAGTAGTGGAAATTAATTTACCGGAGAATAATTTAACAGGCTCTGTTCCTGATGCGATAAATGATATTTTAGGTTTACGTACTTTGAATATATCAGGTAATGCTCTTGAAAGCTTAGCAGATTTAACAAGTCTTCCCAATTTGGAGTTAATAGATGTGACTAATAATTCACTTGATTACTCGGATCTAGAACCGAATATTACAATTGATGGTATTTCGTTTGCTAATCAAGCCAAATTTGGAAATGAAGCAGACCAAAAGCTACCGCAAGGAGCAGAGCTTTCCATAAGTTACTCAGTAGGAGGGACAAACAATACTTACCAATGGTTTAGAAATGGTGTAGAAATTAATATATCTGATTCTAGTTCCATTTCAATCGATTCCCTGACATATAGCGCGATGGGTGAATATGTTTTGGAAGTCCGGAATGACTTGATTAATTCCATTGATCCCGAATTCAAATTAATTTCAAACCCTGTACAGGTAATTGCAACAGCTAATATTAGTGGTCAGATTTCAGATGCTAATAAATTTCCGACTGAAGCGGGTCAAGTCTACTTATTTGAATATCAAGAAGGGGCTGAATATGACAGTGTAAGATTGGGTAATGGCGATTTCTTTGTGAATGCGGATGTTGGAGGAGTTTTTGAAATGCAAGATGTGGAACTAGGTGATTATGTTTTATATGTGGACAATGATGATCAGGAATACCCAGATTTATTAAATACGTATTTCACAAATACTATCGATTGGGAATTTGCCAACATTATTTATCATAGAAGCAATATTGAGGGATTGGAAGTTACTATGGAAGGAGAACCTGAACCTCTTAACGGAACGTCAAATTTTAGCGGGTTTTTAGAAGAGGAGTTTGAAGAAGGAGAACGGAAATTGCCAAGAAGAAGGGTAAGTGGAGTTGGTGTCAGTGTTAGAGTGGTAACGGGTTCAAGTAGAGATTTGTCATTTAGAAGCATACTAGAAAATGGACAGCTCGTGGCTTATCTTGAAACGGATGAAAATGGAGAGTTTGTAATTCCGAATCTTCCTGCAGGAAGGTATTCAGTTAAATTTGATATTCCAGGGGTTCCTATGAACGAGGAATCTGATATAATCTTTGATTTGACAGGGGAAAACAAGGAATCCTTAGAGATTTCCGCTATTTCTGATAATGGTAAAATTACAGTTAGTAGAGTAAGTTATACCGCAAATCAATCATCTTTTGAAAAAAGTGTAGTTATCTATCCAAATCCTTCAAATGGTATTTTTAGAATAAAGGGTGTTGAAGAAATTTCAACGATTAAAATTATAGGTCCAGATGGAAGACTAATTGAAGAAATATCTGATTTTGGTCATTTATATAATGAATTAGAAATTGATTTAAGCAACTACCCAGATGGGATGTATTTTATGCAGATTGAGTGGGGAGATGGTTTAAGGAGTATGAATAAAATGATAAAAGAGTAGCGATTATATAAATTTTCGTTCTTAAATAGGTTTGCTGATCAAAGCAAACCTTTTTTTTTGTATTCATATCCAATATTTCAACAGTTACGTAAGTTATACTAATGTCTAATCTGATATGATCATATGCGTTTAATTTTTATTCTATTTATAGCTACTCTAAGTTTCCAATTAACAGCTCAAAACGAAAAAATTCATACTTCTTTTGCTTTGGACTTGGGGAATAGTCAGCGCTTAAGACAAACTAGTAACTTTAAATTTACTTCAATAGCATTGAAGTCAACTCAAGCCATTGACTTCAGGACCATTGGTTTTGTCAATAATTCTGATACTATTTTATTCAATAATAGTCTTCATTCTGATGAAAGAACAAATTATTTTTATTCAAGTCTAATTCATTTTGATCGAGAAGTAGGTGAAATAGCTATATATTCACAAAGAGTGTTAAACGACCTTGAAGTGGTCCTCATCAATGGCAGCGGAGAATATGCTGACTTTTCACAAAGAAAATCAATTTCAATTCAAAATAATGATTGTGAATTGAATGGCGTTATTCAGCAATCGGAATGGCGAGCTGGACTACCTGAGCCCGCTTATAACAGAAGTTTTACAAGCACTGAAAATATGATTGTCCACCATTCTGCTGGGTCTAATAATATTACAGATTATACCCAAGCCGTCAGAGATATCTATATATTTCATACCGAAGAAAATGGCTGGTCGGATATTGGATATAATTATTTAGTAGCTCCTGATGGCGTAATTTATGCAGGAAGGGATCCTGTTAATGGCGAGCAAGATAAAGTAATTGGAGCTCATTTCTGTGGATCCAATTCGAATACGATGGGTATTTGCCTTTTAGGAAACTATGAAATCACTGAACCTAAGTCCCAAATGTTAGAAAGCTTATTAACCATTTTGAGTTGGAAAGCCTTTAAAGATGATTTAGAACCCTTGGGAAATACTGCCCATCCTTTAAATGCAAATCTTGGGGTAATTGCAGGTCATCAGGATGGATGCAATACTTTGTGTCCAGGTGAAAACGTATATAAGAGATTAGGAGAGATTCGTAAGGGTGTGGATGAACAATTGATGATTTGCTCCGGTGGAAGTGAAGAAGAGGAGGAACCAGTAGTTGTTATTGAAATTGATTCTATTCCAAGTCAGAAAATCCATCCAAACCCAATAAGAAATGATTTCACCTTTAGTTTAGATTTATCCGAAAAGCGTAAGGACGAGCTTCAGTACATTCGCATATTTAGTCAAGAAGGAAAATCATTGCAATGGGAAAATCTATATTTCAGTGAGAATAGTTTAGAAGTGAAACTTCCCAGCACTTTGAAACCGGGAATAT
This is a stretch of genomic DNA from Marivirga harenae. It encodes these proteins:
- a CDS encoding T9SS type A sorting domain-containing protein, whose protein sequence is MQVGHLSGIQTDSVGIFMQSDLTKSATLDVGDNLVFEQDDNANGEQILFHAINNGDSLRITVGEEFSFRHSASDSTQLYDIPNIDFQSVDFTVGGNLFLFNDNFNSPQPFNAVFNNSRVIADVFELNALENTDGQFQVNFAGYTDVDIKFYFKRSGNGGKIKFSDQSTLRYDGSGYQEITGFGELQDSIIYNNVVVDIAEDPSSDRQIPELVLLKSYGELVSKVMIEGQLTLNQGILVADYDIFSAGFEEVVFGQDAAVVGAKGVSYINGVVSKIGNTPFIFPVGHDDGPRQISVLDNNEFQKSDLIRVNPLDNFCGLTDSLLIKSALIRDRTKEYWEVTALLSDNNVAATFEPIVSDKVAEGITDFTSLELIDFFDGSSLGNGFNTDTSFQSAMEYDFSVADTARLGLSSNLESENPFYYQRKILSLTESFASAGENITLNLSGPFASPADQVVIGGKIANVVSNTDNSLTVRVPDGARSGNIEVVYNGDQILYGSDQFTVSYDNTIGLEASNYENKTILDSINGTVLLGQSKMELGQINNDSDFDAMIVSSNYEAVTVISSLSGATTSHEFFLNSEGLTLKPTDFKLQISNIGGTLGVDALFDVEYNGVEGIIYFKNDGNGNFTPVGDGNFDDQSIYNDYLLVDSDFDGITDALFSVFDLSSSSSILSGEGGGFSDCSPYAKTILPFIEPNNREFNQILKGNYLENGNADISYLNANESLIGLIDLFNHDTTIYTSNPRSSDQIFEIKNISLLNNGFDQIVASNQNTDEIEIFTFNNGTETFDITTIPLEFTPAKLVVEDLNGDGFQDLIVSDQNSPSLNFLLNDGAGQLTVELTVSYDGGIIADFDILDLNNDGFKDFLILQEGGELSISYFEVPAVAGPPIISATNITNSGFNLEWDSVANASEYEIFISMENDTVPLHSSDSTFLISDTSLTFSAPEPFQTYYVFGRSINLAGDSSFYSNSVEVQLLPIEIPTPVSSNPTSNLFDLTWPIVPGADEYQVYIGINNDTSSIAQNDSLFVVPSDSITFHAPEYSELYYFYVRAISNTGDTSAFSIQDSIKLPVSTYLEQDSLAMLAFYESTNGENWNNAQNWTTGKLNTWEGLSMIQDSLFSINLPGNQMEGVLPNELGNLNFVNEINLSQNNITDITALEALVGSLNNLDVSGNELSFDQLETFVTVPNFAYENQNFAYNLPPEFFDFLGANMSIEIEAPASSNTFQWYKDSVQIAGETNSTLVLNDVQRLDEGIYYVEVNNDLLGELSLSSAPTELKVSTLERDVEALRVFYDSTNGEGWTSIDWDTAAADPTTWSDNGQDIIVEDNRVVEINLPENNLTGSVPDAINDILGLRTLNISGNALESLADLTSLPNLELIDVTNNSLDYSDLEPNITIDGISFANQAKFGNEADQKLPQGAELSISYSVGGTNNTYQWFRNGVEINISDSSSISIDSLTYSAMGEYVLEVRNDLINSIDPEFKLISNPVQVIATANISGQISDANKFPTEAGQVYLFEYQEGAEYDSVRLGNGDFFVNADVGGVFEMQDVELGDYVLYVDNDDQEYPDLLNTYFTNTIDWEFANIIYHRSNIEGLEVTMEGEPEPLNGTSNFSGFLEEEFEEGERKLPRRRVSGVGVSVRVVTGSSRDLSFRSILENGQLVAYLETDENGEFVIPNLPAGRYSVKFDIPGVPMNEESDIIFDLTGENKESLEISAISDNGKITVSRVSYTANQSSFEKSVVIYPNPSNGIFRIKGVEEISTIKIIGPDGRLIEEISDFGHLYNELEIDLSNYPDGMYFMQIEWGDGLRSMNKMIKE
- a CDS encoding N-acetylmuramoyl-L-alanine amidase gives rise to the protein MRLIFILFIATLSFQLTAQNEKIHTSFALDLGNSQRLRQTSNFKFTSIALKSTQAIDFRTIGFVNNSDTILFNNSLHSDERTNYFYSSLIHFDREVGEIAIYSQRVLNDLEVVLINGSGEYADFSQRKSISIQNNDCELNGVIQQSEWRAGLPEPAYNRSFTSTENMIVHHSAGSNNITDYTQAVRDIYIFHTEENGWSDIGYNYLVAPDGVIYAGRDPVNGEQDKVIGAHFCGSNSNTMGICLLGNYEITEPKSQMLESLLTILSWKAFKDDLEPLGNTAHPLNANLGVIAGHQDGCNTLCPGENVYKRLGEIRKGVDEQLMICSGGSEEEEEPVVVIEIDSIPSQKIHPNPIRNDFTFSLDLSEKRKDELQYIRIFSQEGKSLQWENLYFSENSLEVKLPSTLKPGIYFLQTSYKNGEENSERFLIQ